Proteins encoded by one window of Cannabis sativa cultivar Pink pepper isolate KNU-18-1 chromosome 4, ASM2916894v1, whole genome shotgun sequence:
- the LOC115714378 gene encoding small nuclear ribonucleoprotein SmD1a: protein MKLVRFLMKLNNETVSIELKNGTVVHGTITGVDISMNTHLKTVKLTLKGKNPVTLDHLSVRGNNIRYYILPDSLNLETLLVEETPRVKPKKPTAGRAVGRGRGRGRGRGRARGR, encoded by the exons ATGAAGCTCGTCAG ATTCTTGATGAAGTTGAACAACGAGACTGTGTCTATTGAACTCAAAAACGGCACCGTTGTTCATGGCACCATCACAG GTGTGGATATCAGTATGAATACACATTTGAAGACAGTGAAACTTACTTTGAAGGGAAAGAATCCAGTTACCCTTGATCATCTTAGCGTGAGGGGCAACAATATTAGATATTATATTCTTCCTGACAGCTTGAATCTTGAGACTCTTCTGGTAGAAGAGACACCCAGGGTCAAGCCCAAGAAGCCAACTGCTG GGAGGGCTGTGGGACGGGGACGTGGTCGTGGCCGTGGAAGGGGTCGTGCACGTGGCCGTTAG